A genomic segment from Roseofilum casamattae BLCC-M143 encodes:
- a CDS encoding ExbD/TolR family protein produces MKINWESSTDEARIEVIPLIDVIFCILTFFILAAVGLTRQQAITVDLPSASTGSSQMQDMLIVSVDTVGQTYIEQELVPRDRLRQRLLAYQIQSQQGLMVLYASKTALYEDVVEVLDVMRAVGGDRVALATLPTGATVPPPADALPDPTEQPNVDLNIPGLTPLPETNPAAPEPLVIPNPEPTVPEPPEN; encoded by the coding sequence ATGAAAATTAATTGGGAAAGTTCGACAGATGAAGCTCGGATCGAAGTGATTCCGTTGATCGATGTCATTTTCTGTATTTTAACCTTTTTTATCTTAGCGGCTGTGGGGTTAACTCGCCAGCAAGCAATTACGGTGGACTTGCCCAGTGCGAGTACTGGAAGTTCGCAAATGCAGGATATGTTAATTGTCAGCGTCGATACGGTGGGTCAAACTTATATCGAACAAGAATTAGTTCCCCGCGATCGCCTGCGCCAGCGATTATTAGCTTACCAAATTCAGAGTCAACAAGGATTGATGGTGTTATATGCGTCGAAAACCGCGTTGTATGAAGATGTGGTGGAAGTGTTGGACGTGATGCGAGCCGTTGGTGGCGATCGCGTGGCCTTGGCAACCCTACCGACTGGGGCAACGGTTCCCCCGCCGGCCGATGCGCTCCCCGATCCAACGGAGCAACCGAATGTTGACTTAAATATTCCCGGCTTAACACCATTACCGGAAACCAATCCAGCAGCTCCAGAACCGTTAGTTATTCCCAATCCGGAGCCAACGGTGCCCGAGCCGCCAGAAAACTAA
- a CDS encoding GAF domain-containing protein, with protein sequence MNPSAADATVPTSCASELCPLSRLGAEIGKTLGKGGDLPTLLEQCTQILYAQLNAIGVRVWTFDRESQLLELQALSGAISENDPFPASISLGISAIGFIAARQKPYCTNKTPNDVCIGASQWILQHNVQAFAGYPLIVEDRLLGVLAVFGSHEFSQLLYESLDWITDAIALAIDRTWARAELISRREGLLFELASQIRKSLDLNTILDTAVEEIRNLLQIDRCLFLWCIFAKGDLNSRVPPILTVTHESKEERLTSLLGDYPLAHVNELVETFKQLEIARINDTRLNSENSFYCAELLTQFGVTSELLVPLATHTGQLGAIVCSQCDRARVWSDSEVELLRGACNQLAIAIDQSELYTQTRAAAFHAQMQAQQLEQTVEKLKHTQAQLVQTEKMSGLGQMIAGIAHEINNPVNFINGNLMHASNYIRALLGVLDMYGKHYPEPNGEIAEELEDIDVEFLREDLPQLLDSMQIGVDRISKIVLSLRNFSRLDEADMKPVNIHEGIDNTLLILQHRIKPKGSFSGIEIIKNYGELPKVECHASQLNQVFMNIIGNGIDALEESLGKKQIKITTEVGDLQTWNVPHVVIHISDNGTGMTDTVRRKLFDPFFTTKPVGKGTGLGMSISYQIVVEKHKGLIECCSELGKGTRFSIEIPIHGA encoded by the coding sequence ATGAACCCATCTGCAGCCGATGCAACAGTCCCAACCTCTTGTGCCTCCGAACTTTGCCCCCTATCTCGATTGGGTGCTGAAATTGGCAAGACCTTAGGAAAAGGGGGCGACCTTCCCACCTTACTGGAACAGTGCACCCAAATCCTCTACGCGCAATTGAATGCCATTGGGGTAAGAGTGTGGACCTTCGATCGCGAGAGTCAGTTGCTCGAATTGCAAGCCCTATCGGGAGCCATTTCTGAGAACGATCCGTTTCCTGCCAGTATTTCTCTGGGCATTTCGGCCATCGGCTTTATTGCAGCACGGCAAAAACCTTACTGCACGAATAAGACGCCTAACGATGTTTGTATCGGGGCCTCTCAGTGGATCTTACAACATAACGTGCAAGCCTTTGCCGGATATCCGTTAATTGTCGAAGATCGATTGCTGGGGGTTTTAGCGGTTTTCGGTTCCCATGAATTCAGTCAACTGCTTTATGAAAGTTTAGATTGGATTACCGATGCGATCGCATTAGCCATCGATCGCACTTGGGCGCGCGCGGAACTCATTAGTCGTCGCGAAGGATTGCTCTTTGAATTAGCCAGTCAAATTCGCAAATCTTTAGATCTCAATACGATTCTCGATACCGCCGTTGAGGAGATTCGCAATTTGCTGCAAATCGACCGGTGTCTGTTCCTCTGGTGTATTTTTGCTAAAGGCGATCTCAACTCCAGAGTGCCACCCATTCTCACCGTTACCCACGAGTCAAAAGAAGAGCGACTGACCAGTTTATTGGGAGACTATCCTCTGGCTCACGTTAACGAGTTAGTGGAGACATTCAAACAGCTAGAAATCGCGCGCATTAACGATACTCGTTTGAATAGCGAAAACAGCTTTTACTGCGCTGAACTATTAACTCAATTTGGCGTCACCTCAGAATTACTCGTCCCCTTAGCCACCCATACCGGACAGTTAGGTGCCATTGTTTGCAGCCAGTGCGATCGCGCTCGGGTGTGGAGCGACTCGGAAGTAGAATTATTGCGCGGCGCTTGCAATCAATTGGCGATCGCGATCGACCAATCCGAACTCTATACCCAAACTCGCGCTGCTGCCTTCCACGCCCAAATGCAAGCCCAACAATTAGAACAAACCGTAGAAAAACTCAAGCATACTCAAGCCCAATTGGTGCAAACAGAAAAGATGTCTGGGTTAGGGCAAATGATTGCCGGGATTGCCCACGAAATTAATAATCCGGTCAACTTTATTAATGGGAATTTGATGCACGCTAGCAATTATATTCGCGCTCTCTTAGGAGTCTTGGATATGTATGGCAAACATTACCCCGAACCCAATGGAGAAATCGCTGAAGAACTCGAAGATATTGATGTAGAGTTTCTCCGCGAAGATTTGCCCCAGCTCCTCGATTCCATGCAAATTGGCGTGGATAGAATTAGTAAAATTGTACTGTCGCTGCGCAACTTTTCGCGATTGGATGAAGCGGACATGAAACCGGTAAATATTCATGAAGGAATTGACAACACCTTGTTAATTCTCCAGCATCGAATTAAACCGAAAGGATCGTTTAGTGGTATAGAAATTATCAAAAATTATGGAGAGTTGCCCAAAGTTGAATGTCATGCCAGTCAACTTAATCAAGTCTTTATGAACATTATTGGCAATGGCATTGATGCCCTGGAAGAGAGCCTGGGGAAAAAGCAAATTAAAATTACCACGGAAGTCGGAGACCTGCAGACCTGGAATGTCCCCCATGTGGTTATTCATATTTCCGATAATGGGACAGGGATGACCGATACAGTCCGGCGCAAGTTGTTCGATCCCTTCTTCACGACCAAACCCGTGGGCAAAGGCACGGGGTTAGGCATGTCGATTAGCTATCAAATTGTCGTGGAAAAACATAAGGGATTAATCGAGTGCTGTTCCGAGTTGGGCAAAGGAACGCGGTTTTCAATCGAGATTCCTATTCATGGGGCATAG
- a CDS encoding urease accessory protein UreD, producing the protein MIDSQRGQVSPEGWHGKLSVCYQSSGGRTYPEISEMVAPLKLYRPFYDRNCATSVLLHTAGGMVGGDRLSIAVRLMPNTQVFWTTPSAAKVYRSAGEWVQNDVRLTVEPGACLTWFPLETILYDGARYQQQVRIDRHPGALYCGWDLTRLGRTALGEGFDSGQWRSQISVFSQGIPVWIDAQASFASSGGLESEYGLAGFPVVATFYALGKEVSAATVRQIRELISSPSKQKFRFGVTRLPEGLVARYRGHSTSEGKRWFMEVWEILRREWGRDILSRPRIWPI; encoded by the coding sequence ATGATAGATTCTCAACGCGGGCAGGTCAGTCCCGAGGGATGGCATGGCAAACTTTCTGTCTGTTACCAGTCTTCTGGGGGGCGAACCTACCCCGAGATTTCGGAAATGGTCGCTCCTCTGAAGCTGTATCGTCCATTTTACGATCGCAATTGCGCCACCAGTGTTTTGTTACATACGGCTGGAGGCATGGTTGGGGGAGATCGTTTGTCGATCGCGGTTCGGTTAATGCCAAATACTCAAGTGTTTTGGACCACACCTTCGGCGGCGAAGGTATATCGCTCTGCCGGAGAATGGGTACAGAACGACGTGCGGTTAACGGTCGAACCGGGAGCTTGCTTAACTTGGTTTCCCTTAGAGACGATCTTATACGATGGCGCTCGCTACCAGCAACAGGTGCGCATCGATCGCCATCCGGGCGCTCTCTATTGCGGCTGGGACTTGACTCGTTTGGGACGGACAGCCCTGGGAGAGGGGTTCGATAGCGGACAGTGGCGATCGCAAATTTCTGTATTCTCCCAAGGAATACCCGTTTGGATCGATGCTCAGGCGAGTTTTGCCTCGTCTGGAGGGTTGGAGTCGGAGTACGGACTGGCAGGCTTCCCCGTGGTTGCTACGTTCTACGCTCTGGGAAAGGAGGTTTCAGCGGCAACTGTGCGCCAGATACGGGAGTTAATTTCCTCGCCTTCTAAACAAAAGTTTCGTTTTGGGGTAACCAGGCTACCTGAAGGGTTAGTCGCTCGCTATCGCGGACATTCTACATCTGAGGGAAAGCGTTGGTTTATGGAGGTTTGGGAGATTTTGCGGCGAGAGTGGGGACGAGATATTTTAAGCCGGCCTAGAATATGGCCAATATAG
- a CDS encoding SAM-dependent methyltransferase: protein MTVPSPTPENFVPFTARVMAAIRDLESQRDDRLFNDPYARQFVTPEAIAFRDRKLQDIDRQYLALRTRFFDDFLRSLSPRIRQIVFLGAGMDARAYRLPWPENTALYELDLAEIIDAKADYFQNISPQLQRIAIAADLTQPWISLLCDRGYQKDAPTLWILEGLLMYLSNHEVEQLLQDISDLSQPESAIGFDIVSSASLDYEPYRGHFKSGYDRPLDLLSSYGWQGTLVEPSDLSIRLGRPPLIMPPELPENSRSWFVTGIKQ from the coding sequence ATGACCGTTCCATCTCCAACTCCTGAAAACTTTGTCCCCTTCACCGCACGAGTGATGGCTGCCATTCGCGACTTAGAAAGCCAGCGAGACGATCGCTTATTTAACGACCCCTATGCCCGACAATTCGTTACCCCAGAAGCTATCGCATTTCGCGATCGGAAACTGCAAGATATCGATCGGCAATACTTGGCACTACGGACTCGATTTTTCGACGACTTTTTGCGATCGCTTTCCCCTCGAATACGGCAAATTGTTTTCCTCGGTGCGGGGATGGACGCGCGTGCCTATCGTCTCCCCTGGCCGGAAAATACCGCGCTCTACGAACTCGATCTCGCCGAAATTATCGACGCGAAAGCCGACTACTTTCAGAATATTTCTCCCCAACTGCAACGCATTGCCATAGCGGCCGATCTCACCCAACCTTGGATCTCTCTATTATGCGATCGCGGATATCAAAAGGACGCGCCAACCCTCTGGATTTTAGAAGGATTGCTCATGTATTTGAGCAACCACGAAGTCGAGCAACTCTTGCAAGATATCTCCGACCTCAGCCAACCAGAAAGCGCGATCGGATTCGATATTGTCAGCAGCGCATCTCTCGACTACGAACCCTATCGCGGCCACTTCAAATCCGGATACGATCGCCCCTTAGATCTCCTCTCCTCCTATGGCTGGCAAGGAACCCTCGTCGAACCCAGCGACCTTAGCATCCGTCTCGGTCGTCCTCCCCTCATCATGCCTCCCGAGCTTCCGGAAAACTCGCGCTCTTGGTTCGTAACTGGAATCAAACAATAG
- a CDS encoding DUF3007 family protein: MRRIDVIIITLAILGAGGLVYGLFQVIGLDSINAGRWSQLILVGGVLAWVSTYLFRVGTQTMTYNQQRRDYEDALLQQRWESLTPEERAELEAKLEAEAAANSDSST; the protein is encoded by the coding sequence GTGCGACGAATCGATGTCATCATCATTACCCTAGCGATCCTAGGTGCAGGCGGTCTCGTCTACGGACTCTTCCAAGTTATCGGACTCGATAGTATCAATGCCGGACGTTGGAGCCAGCTCATTCTCGTCGGTGGAGTCCTCGCCTGGGTTTCTACTTACCTTTTTCGCGTGGGAACCCAGACAATGACGTATAATCAGCAGCGTCGAGACTATGAAGACGCTCTGCTACAACAACGGTGGGAATCTCTAACTCCAGAAGAGAGAGCCGAACTCGAAGCCAAACTCGAAGCAGAAGCGGCCGCAAACTCCGATTCCTCTACCTAA
- the ureA gene encoding urease subunit gamma, with protein sequence MQLTPPEKDKLLIFTAGLLAERRMAKGLKLNYPEAVAYISAAILEGAREGKTVAELMEFGTTLLTRDRVMDGIAEMLEDVQVEATFPDGTKLVTVHHPIRS encoded by the coding sequence ATGCAATTAACGCCTCCAGAAAAAGATAAGCTGTTAATTTTTACGGCAGGATTGTTGGCAGAACGTCGGATGGCCAAAGGATTAAAACTGAATTACCCGGAAGCCGTTGCTTATATTTCCGCCGCGATTTTAGAAGGAGCGAGGGAAGGGAAAACGGTGGCGGAATTAATGGAGTTTGGCACGACGTTATTAACCCGCGATCGCGTCATGGATGGGATTGCGGAAATGTTGGAAGACGTGCAAGTGGAAGCCACCTTTCCCGACGGGACAAAATTGGTGACCGTTCACCATCCCATTCGCTCCTAG
- a CDS encoding vWA domain-containing protein, whose translation MQLTNVVDPFGEVNVYKRNTGDLNIVATILTVPDLEGTRVGLALDGSASMKKMYGISGVLSSGIFGNAAGTPNVVEPVARTMVNYLANFSSNGKVDTIYWACSPDGSQVEELGAFDDKEIQNVSVAGPKHFPWGRGTKLLPPLEYFVEKFKDAPALGTKRPAAFCLFITDGIIEDLEAVKNYCFQYAREITDRKKPFIKLLLIGVGDEVDRQQMEDLDDMFEGSGIKDSDGKDIDIWDHQLASDMTKLEQVFKEFVSEDMMVIGSGRIVNQNGKVCHEYADGVPALLQFTLPAGSHAFSLEFPGGSVTQDISEGLATP comes from the coding sequence ATGCAACTGACCAATGTCGTTGACCCGTTTGGAGAAGTCAACGTCTATAAGCGCAACACAGGCGATCTAAACATTGTTGCGACTATCCTTACCGTACCCGATCTCGAAGGAACTCGAGTGGGTTTGGCTCTTGATGGCTCCGCTTCCATGAAGAAAATGTATGGCATTAGCGGTGTATTGAGTTCCGGTATTTTTGGCAATGCTGCCGGTACTCCAAACGTCGTGGAACCGGTGGCGAGAACTATGGTGAACTATTTAGCCAATTTCTCCTCCAATGGTAAAGTCGATACCATCTATTGGGCGTGCAGTCCCGATGGTTCGCAAGTGGAAGAATTAGGTGCTTTTGACGATAAGGAGATTCAAAACGTCTCCGTTGCCGGACCAAAACACTTTCCTTGGGGTCGAGGAACCAAGCTGCTACCTCCGTTGGAGTATTTTGTGGAAAAGTTTAAGGATGCGCCAGCGTTAGGGACTAAGCGCCCGGCAGCGTTTTGTCTGTTTATTACCGATGGGATTATCGAAGATCTAGAAGCAGTCAAAAATTACTGTTTCCAGTACGCGCGAGAAATTACCGATCGCAAAAAACCGTTTATCAAGCTGTTGCTCATTGGGGTTGGCGATGAAGTCGATCGCCAGCAGATGGAAGACCTGGACGATATGTTTGAAGGTAGCGGAATTAAAGATAGCGACGGCAAAGATATCGATATTTGGGATCATCAACTTGCCAGCGATATGACGAAACTGGAGCAAGTGTTTAAAGAGTTTGTCTCCGAAGACATGATGGTCATTGGTTCGGGACGTATTGTCAATCAAAATGGTAAGGTTTGCCACGAATATGCCGATGGAGTTCCGGCGTTGCTCCAATTTACTTTACCGGCAGGTTCTCATGCCTTTTCTTTAGAGTTTCCCGGAGGAAGCGTCACCCAAGATATTTCCGAAGGTTTAGCCACTCCTTAA
- a CDS encoding DUF4079 domain-containing protein, which produces MGFEIPESVKVWSQFFHPLFMWILFGMTLYSAYLGLKIRQTRGASGDEKKELVKGKFNLKHQKVSSLILAFMILGSLGGMAVTYINNEKLFFGPHLLVGLAMMGAIATSASLTPWMQKGNDLARYTHITLNTVLVGLFGWQAVSGMEIVQKILDRM; this is translated from the coding sequence ATGGGCTTTGAAATTCCAGAATCTGTAAAGGTATGGAGTCAGTTTTTCCATCCTCTATTCATGTGGATTTTATTCGGCATGACCTTATATAGCGCGTATTTAGGACTAAAAATCCGTCAAACTCGCGGTGCTAGCGGCGATGAAAAGAAAGAGTTAGTTAAAGGGAAATTTAATCTCAAACACCAAAAAGTCAGTTCCCTAATTTTAGCCTTCATGATTTTAGGGAGTCTCGGTGGAATGGCCGTAACTTATATTAACAACGAGAAACTATTTTTCGGACCTCACCTGTTAGTCGGACTGGCCATGATGGGCGCGATCGCCACCTCTGCCTCCCTAACTCCTTGGATGCAAAAAGGAAATGACCTGGCTCGATACACTCACATTACCTTAAATACCGTTTTAGTCGGTTTATTTGGTTGGCAAGCCGTATCGGGAATGGAAATTGTCCAAAAGATTTTAGACCGAATGTAA
- the ndhL gene encoding NAD(P)H-quinone oxidoreductase subunit L, with amino-acid sequence MDIDLIITLSLYTGLAGTYLLVLPAGIYFYLNQRWYDASSIERLLMYFMVFWCFPGMLLLAPFINLRPKPRQI; translated from the coding sequence ATGGACATCGACCTCATTATTACCTTATCTCTCTACACCGGATTAGCCGGAACCTATCTGCTGGTCTTGCCTGCTGGCATCTATTTCTATCTCAATCAACGCTGGTATGATGCCAGTTCCATCGAACGACTGCTGATGTACTTTATGGTCTTTTGGTGTTTCCCCGGAATGCTGCTGCTGGCTCCCTTCATTAACCTGCGCCCGAAACCCCGGCAAATCTAG
- a CDS encoding urease subunit beta, with protein MIPGELLVEAGEIELNANRETVTLNVANLGDRPIQVGSHFHFWETNSALSFDRDRARGMRLDIPSGTAVRFEPGDEREVTLTSFVGSRQVYGFNGRVNGPLDS; from the coding sequence ATGATTCCTGGAGAATTGCTCGTTGAAGCTGGAGAAATCGAACTCAATGCCAATCGAGAAACCGTAACCTTGAATGTTGCCAATCTCGGCGATCGCCCGATTCAAGTTGGCTCCCATTTCCATTTCTGGGAAACCAACTCCGCCTTAAGCTTCGATCGCGATCGCGCGCGGGGAATGCGCTTGGATATTCCCTCCGGAACGGCAGTGCGCTTTGAACCGGGAGACGAGCGCGAAGTCACCCTCACCTCCTTTGTCGGCTCCCGCCAAGTCTATGGGTTTAATGGGAGAGTTAACGGGCCGTTAGATTCCTAA
- a CDS encoding PEP-CTERM sorting domain-containing protein, with translation MKATQVITGTLIFSSLLLSGLAPAQAGNLIRSWDVNAALSEAPYHNSNHNHVAWMRNVPGGSDFVEVGDILFNEFDDGTARLFGTVVSEKDANQKWDFNVWFEGYTEDIKTWNPDATAKKELTGSNGLAYTSGIVDPSDWWYYTYHSTKESIFTGAIGSAVEGESFTIDDITNGKHPVQVGKGANGKNTNMGLSTWFKHSGDYNSTSGHADFNIDLVARALPPKPSVDVPEPATMSFLSLGLLGLGMGALKRKNG, from the coding sequence ATGAAAGCAACTCAGGTCATCACCGGAACCCTCATCTTCAGTTCCCTCCTCCTCAGCGGACTCGCTCCCGCGCAAGCAGGCAACCTCATTCGTAGTTGGGATGTAAATGCTGCTCTGTCTGAGGCACCTTACCACAACTCAAACCATAACCACGTTGCTTGGATGCGTAATGTACCTGGTGGTAGCGACTTCGTTGAAGTTGGCGATATCCTCTTCAATGAATTCGATGATGGAACGGCTCGTTTATTTGGTACCGTGGTTTCTGAAAAAGACGCTAACCAGAAATGGGACTTTAATGTTTGGTTTGAAGGCTATACCGAAGATATTAAAACATGGAATCCCGATGCCACAGCGAAGAAAGAACTAACGGGTTCCAATGGTCTTGCTTACACTTCTGGTATCGTTGACCCCAGCGACTGGTGGTACTATACATACCACAGCACAAAAGAATCTATATTTACCGGAGCGATTGGCTCTGCCGTTGAGGGCGAATCTTTCACAATTGATGATATCACCAACGGGAAACACCCTGTTCAAGTTGGTAAAGGGGCAAATGGCAAAAATACTAACATGGGTTTATCCACCTGGTTTAAGCACTCGGGAGATTATAACTCGACCAGCGGACACGCAGACTTTAACATTGACCTCGTCGCTAGAGCATTACCTCCCAAACCTTCCGTAGATGTTCCCGAACCTGCAACCATGAGCTTCCTCAGCCTCGGTTTGCTCGGCTTAGGTATGGGAGCATTAAAGCGCAAAAATGGATAA
- the trpA gene encoding tryptophan synthase subunit alpha produces the protein MTHAISQCFDRLRSQHAPALIPFITAGDPDLETTAKALQTLDRQGADIIELGVPYSDPLADGPTIQAAATRALERGTNLDSVLEMLGRVSPNLKAPVILFTYYNPILYRGIDRFLDEIVTAGASGLVVPDLPLEEAQCILEPAAARGIEVVLLVAPTSSTERIEAIAKQSQGFIYLVSVTGVTGARTQVATRVPDLIQQIRNVTDKPIGVGFGISQPDHARQVVNWGADAVIVGSAIVRRLAEEGVESIGQFCQGLKEAMS, from the coding sequence ATGACCCATGCGATTTCTCAGTGTTTCGATCGCCTGCGATCGCAACATGCCCCAGCTCTGATACCCTTCATTACGGCGGGAGACCCGGATTTAGAGACCACGGCTAAAGCCTTACAAACTCTGGATCGTCAGGGTGCCGATATTATCGAACTGGGGGTTCCCTACTCCGACCCCCTCGCTGACGGCCCCACCATTCAAGCGGCTGCCACCCGCGCTCTGGAACGGGGAACCAACCTCGACTCCGTCCTAGAAATGCTCGGCCGAGTCAGTCCCAACCTTAAGGCTCCGGTCATTCTCTTCACCTACTACAATCCTATTCTCTACCGAGGCATCGATCGCTTTCTCGACGAAATTGTCACTGCCGGAGCCAGCGGTCTCGTCGTCCCGGATTTGCCCCTAGAAGAGGCTCAGTGCATCCTGGAACCGGCTGCCGCACGGGGGATCGAGGTGGTGCTTTTGGTGGCGCCCACCAGCTCTACAGAACGGATTGAGGCGATCGCCAAACAGTCCCAAGGTTTCATTTATCTGGTCAGCGTTACCGGAGTTACGGGAGCGCGCACCCAAGTTGCGACGCGAGTTCCCGATCTCATCCAACAAATCCGCAATGTCACTGACAAACCCATTGGAGTTGGTTTCGGCATCTCCCAACCCGACCACGCCCGGCAAGTGGTAAATTGGGGAGCAGATGCGGTTATTGTCGGGAGTGCGATCGTTCGTAGGTTAGCTGAAGAAGGAGTCGAGTCTATCGGTCAGTTTTGCCAAGGACTGAAGGAAGCTATGAGTTAG
- a CDS encoding peptidoglycan-binding protein, translating into MFYRPSLLVCCTLSSLGILAIPPSAVMAQSTENACYPGISLAQEAVKAGKVAVTAQEWEEIAQKWQKAADLLAQVSPEEPCYAEDPNRVESYGNNMQVALQEAEKLPATPLPNLRRGDRGPEVKQLQQLLKRSGHYQGEANEDYDDSTLEAVVAFQTASGLSADGEVGQRTWERLQEAPIIASGGSTGAGEETKDGEKKQKKPKKALSGWMGWAMMGAGGLLVLGGTIFVLLKLFNRGDDEEEYEDEEYEEGETPALAPSPSESAVEDNGAIEPPSDSTDNLDNLSDGVNGDRPTVIPTPVPEPVAATSPPLEKNAEPPGAILPVNQTSRLPKLSIVDNLISQLHSSEPQQRRQAIWELGEQGNSLAVQPLLNLLLDCDSGERTLILAALSQIGVKTIKPMNRALSLSLQDENPEVRKNAIRDFTRMYELIATVSHMMCHAVDDPDGEVREVAEWSVKQLRRISAASNMVKLTSEKPPRPSDDLWDDDDE; encoded by the coding sequence ATGTTCTATCGCCCCTCACTGTTAGTTTGTTGCACCCTCTCCAGTTTGGGAATTTTGGCGATTCCTCCATCGGCAGTTATGGCTCAATCGACCGAAAATGCCTGTTATCCAGGAATTTCCTTAGCTCAAGAAGCGGTGAAAGCTGGGAAGGTTGCGGTTACGGCGCAAGAGTGGGAAGAGATTGCGCAAAAGTGGCAAAAAGCAGCCGACCTCCTGGCACAAGTTTCTCCGGAAGAACCGTGCTATGCCGAAGACCCCAACCGCGTCGAGTCCTATGGCAACAACATGCAAGTTGCTTTGCAGGAAGCGGAAAAGCTACCGGCAACGCCCTTACCGAATTTGAGGCGAGGCGATCGCGGCCCTGAGGTGAAGCAACTGCAACAGTTATTGAAGCGATCGGGACATTACCAGGGAGAAGCGAACGAAGACTATGACGATTCAACTCTAGAAGCAGTCGTTGCCTTCCAAACAGCCAGCGGGTTGAGTGCTGATGGTGAAGTCGGTCAAAGGACTTGGGAGAGATTGCAAGAGGCTCCTATTATCGCCTCAGGGGGATCTACGGGGGCAGGGGAGGAGACGAAAGATGGCGAAAAGAAACAGAAAAAGCCGAAGAAAGCTTTGTCAGGATGGATGGGCTGGGCGATGATGGGGGCGGGTGGATTGTTGGTTTTGGGAGGCACGATTTTTGTGTTGCTGAAACTATTCAATCGCGGAGATGATGAGGAGGAGTACGAAGATGAAGAGTATGAAGAGGGAGAAACTCCGGCTTTAGCACCATCGCCGTCAGAGAGTGCGGTTGAGGACAATGGGGCGATCGAACCTCCATCGGACTCTACAGATAACTTAGATAACTTGTCTGATGGGGTGAATGGCGATCGCCCAACGGTTATTCCCACTCCGGTACCCGAACCCGTGGCAGCGACATCTCCACCCCTGGAAAAAAACGCCGAGCCTCCCGGAGCCATTTTACCGGTCAATCAAACCAGCCGTTTACCCAAACTGAGCATTGTCGATAATTTAATTAGCCAGTTGCACAGCTCGGAACCGCAACAGCGCCGCCAAGCCATTTGGGAGTTAGGGGAACAAGGAAACTCTTTGGCCGTTCAACCGTTGTTGAACCTATTATTGGATTGCGACTCCGGAGAGAGGACGTTGATTTTAGCTGCCCTTTCCCAGATTGGGGTAAAAACCATTAAACCGATGAATCGCGCGCTCTCCCTGTCTTTGCAGGATGAGAATCCGGAAGTGCGGAAAAATGCGATTCGCGATTTCACCCGCATGTACGAGCTAATTGCGACGGTCTCTCATATGATGTGTCATGCGGTGGACGATCCCGATGGTGAAGTGCGCGAGGTGGCAGAATGGTCGGTGAAACAACTGCGGCGGATTAGTGCGGCATCAAATATGGTGAAGTTAACGTCGGAGAAACCTCCTCGTCCGTCAGACGATCTTTGGGATGATGACGATGAATAG